The genomic stretch ATGTCTTCATGTGCCTTGTTTGCACAAATTAATCATGTGCTTTGCACATAATCACATATTTTATGAGCAAATtaaccctaattttttttttaaaaaaaaatctatgattGCCTTAAAAAAAAGTCATCATAAATTAACACTAAAAACCcaataatataattaatcatATCCTTGTgtacaataataatttattttttttttatattttctataCTAATAGTTAACCGAGAAAATGCAAAATGTATTGCTGTTGTTGTGTCTCATTCTCTCTGtcccatagaaaaattatcaaaatttcgGTATGTGAAAAGGCAAGTTTTTGAAAATGAGCAATTTTCAATTTGGACCTTTGCTATTTCAATATTCCCGAGCATGTAAACATTGACATAATTTTGCTCCCTCTCTCTCCTTCTCGTATAGTAAGCTAGTGTTTCAATATCTTTTCTTCACAAGTGATATTGTTTAAGCTATCACTTCGAGCCAATGAGTTTGCATCATAATTAGGCTAAATTGAATTGCACTGAATTAATCAAATcgtataaattaattttttaaaaatgaattgaaccgataaaatttttaataaaaaatgaatAAGTCGAaccaataaaatattaattaattccgtcaaaattaaaataattgatttttttcaacaatatataatgatataatataagagatttatcaattaattagaaatttataggttcacttaattatttttttatttagtttatttgatttattcagtttgaattttaaaattaaaattgaacagAATTAATGgacataactatttttttttaataaaaatctaaaataattaaatcaagttttaaaatttgatcGATCGGTTCGATTTCTTCTATTTACGTTTGCTTACCCTTAACCACAATCTTTATCCGTTCTCAATTAATTTGAGAATACCATAGTTGGAGGTGTTGTTTTGCCAAATTGAACTCTTAAAATGTCTTGAATGTgcagacttaggtctagtcaacAGCTTTTATGAATACGACGTCCCCAATTTTACCGACAACCAGCTCTATTCCTACAATTTATGGACAACCAAACCATCTTTTCttgtcatttttttaaaaaatcattaaaaaaatcacTAACCAAAAACAAAAAGGATGCTCTATTCCTACAATTTATGGATAACCAAACCCATCttttcttctcaatttttttaataaaaaaatcatcaaggaaaaaaaacaaaaagaaagaacgaaagaaaaggaagagtaaaaaaaaaaaaggaaaaaacggACGTACCTTTCCTAGTCAAGAAATGCAACCACGTGTTGACAAAATTGGACATTCAATTATAGTCAACCTTGTAGGAATAATCCGGTTTCTTTCTTCCCAATAAGTGCAGCGGACGATTAAAATGGAATGATTCATTTCGTCCATGTAGGAGAAACCCTAATGGTTAAAAAGAAAACGTGTGAGGGGGCAGGCATTAAAATTTTGAGGTGAAAGAAGCAAGGAAACGAGTGAAGAAGGGGAAAAGTAAAGGAGGAGGGTAAACGGAAGACAAAgcagaaagaaagagagaaaaaaaaaaacggGATTCTCTCTTTATCTTCTCGCCGTTGGTTGAGTGGTGGGGAAAGGATACGTTctcagagagagaaagagagatggTGGATGCATTGAACGAGGCGGCCGCGGCGGCTGCTGCGACCGTGGCCGGGAAGGCGTTCTTCGCCGACGACCTCGTGCTTGGGGAGTTGCAGAGCCAGGGGTTGCTTTTCCAGGATTTTTTCGACCCGTCCGTCGATGAGCTTCCGGTTCCGCTCCGGCCTTaaaaatctgattttttttttttttttaaatctttggaagaagaagagaaaaattcgattttttgtttttatttttcttctcttgtTTTATTTTGGGGATTTTTTTTAGGGGATTCCGGTGGAGAGCGGAGGCGGAGGCGACGAGGAAGAGGAGCTCGAGTGGCTGGCGGACAAGGACGCGTTTCCATCGCTGGAGACATCGTTCGAGATTCCCGCCCACTCACTCAGCGGCGGCAGCAGCAGCGGATGGAGCGGGAGCAACGGCGGCGCCGCCGTCAGGGAGGGCCCGAGCCCTGTTTCCGTCCTGGCCTCCGCCGCGTCCTTCTCCGCGCCGGCGCGGCCGAGGAGCAAAGGAAGGACGCGGCGGCGGAGGCCGCTGACGGCCATCTCGCCTCAGCCGGCCGCCACCGCGCCCGCGAGGAAGGCCAGGGCCACGGAGCGGCGGTGGTGTCGGCACTGCCTGGCGGAGGAGACGCCGCAGTGGCGCGCGGGACCGGAGGGACTCAAGACGCTGTGCAACGCCTGCGGCGTCAGGTACAAGTCCGGCCGCCTCGTGCCGGAGTACCGCCCGGCAAGCAGCCCCACCTTCTCCGCCACCATCCACTCCAACTCCCACCGCCGGATCCTGGAGATGCGCCGCCAGAAAGAACCCTCCCACGAGCGTAAAATCACAaggctgccgccgccgccgccgccgcagatGCCGCTCGCCCCTCCCTTCAAgtcaatgaaaaaaataaaaaaataatttatttatttttcttaatttaggATTTTGTTTTTTTCCCTTCTTTCTCTCCGCCGGAAATGTAGAGTCTAAATATTCTCGCTAATTTGTAGGCAGAAATTTGATAGCTTAACTTAAGTTGGTGATTTCGTTCTAGTgaatcattattttatttttatttttatttttattttgagaaATTGAAAACTAAGCAAAATAATCCCACCAAAAGTTGTCCCTTATACTTTGTTTTTTCATGCCATAAAAATTGTTAAATAAGGCAATATCCTAAGCCACGGCTACCCAATTTTTTTGGATTCCATTGCTAATTACAACCATCTAATGGATTTTTTATTAGGGAAATTAATTTATCAATATTAAGAAAGATATTGGATTCCAACATTTGAAGGAATTTTAATTTCtcttattttgaaattgagttggtccCCACCTCTCCATGTCTCTAACCCATGTGGTGAATCTGGTGATGGGTAGGAGGAGTTAAGTGTGAGGACAAGATTCAATGTTGGGAGGTGTGAATTTCGGTGAGATATTAAGTAATAGTAGCTACTTTGATGACAGTCATATGtgtgtttaattattttttttaattttaagatttagaatTTAGTATTTAgtatttaggttaaaaaaatgaaaattaaaaaacaataataataggGAGTATTAAgtaagatattaaaaaaaatataaattgttAGGGATTGTGGTACTCAAGGCAATCACATGAGAGGTTAATTTGGAATTGATAAACTAATCAAGAAAATGCCCTCTTATAGTTAGATAAGGATTTAGAATCTATGATTTAAGATTTTATTCAAAACCTTGTTGGCATAAGGGTGGATTTTTTAGTGAATTTTTGAGGGTAGGATCTTGCCCTTCTATATAGAGAGTAAAGTTAGATAGGAATTTAAGATTAATGATTTAGGGTTTTGTTCAAAACTTAGTTGGGATAATGGTACATTTTATAGTGGATTTGCAAATGTAGAGGTTGACTACTGAGTGAATTATCATGAGCACTTTCAAATTTATTCGATAAAATCTGAATAgttggatttaaaaaaaaaaaatgaggcgAGTGTCCATGAGTTGAACATTAATGATACACAAGGATCATCGAAAATTCATGAAATttgtatttttgattttttttagttaaCTTTTTATATGTTAGGGTCAATGCGATCAATATATTCTACCGTATCTAGTGGTTGGCATAGTCGGACATTCCAACGACTAGATCGAGAAGAAATATATTTATCATCTCTCGTTTTAAGCATTGAATAGGACATGACAAGGACTTGATAGTACTTAAATTTATGTTTGGCTAGAAAATTCAAACAATATGGTCCATCAGTTgacttgattttaattgttatttattagatgattggttgaattaattcaaaaaaaatattccttGATTGGTTGGATTAATTCAAATATCTTGATCtactttttaataaataaaataataataataataatagtaccatttttatttaaaattatggaCACATGGTTTGGTTGTTGTGTAGGGGGGCAAGTCAAGTGATTGTTTGGAAGTATCTGCCCATGTGAATAGTATGGCATTTTTAAGATTGatctatttttcatttaaaaaagaatatacaaaatgTTACAATTTAATTTTCAAAGTCTCATTATTCGAAAGCATTTTATAAAAAGACAAACTTCAAATGACAAaaatgcattttaaatttattcacACATGATTCCTCAGatgcttttgttttctttttaaaCTCGAAAAGCTTTAGGTGCAAcagtttattttggatttataagCCTTTGTCGTCATGTTTAAAATTGTATCCATCTCGTAAAATACTTCCATAACCTTACTACCTTTCGGTAAATTCAAAATGCTTCAAATGTATCAATTTGATTCGATAAAAATTGAGACGGAAAACATTATCAACCCAAGGTGCACTAATTTTGCCTTCGAGAGCATCCAATTTGTTGGCATCAACATTAGCAAACTCAAGATGCAACATCTTTCAGAATAAGCAAAagtttaattaaatctaattaattcaattttttttaaaaataattattacaagtaattcaattttaaaattcctaattcGATTAAACTGAATAACATGATTCAATTTGTTCAATTTTTGTTAAAGAGTTCAgtcagtttagttagttaaaagaaattatttatcCGATTTCAATATAATCGATTCAGTTGTGAAGCGATTACTCAATCCTAAACATTTTTATATACTCAATTATATACTCAGGTGCATTACTTTAAGGTCTAGAATTTATGATCTAGAACATCACTTTATTCATATTTACTACAAATATTAGTGTATTCCAAAGTGCAAGATTTATATTCGTGCTTGCATAGATGCACCATTTTTTACTTTAGGCGCACCACTTAAACAGCTAGAGGGAAAGAATGGAGTAACATTGTCGTTGGCTTTGACGAGTGGAAGTGGCCGCAATTCACCTATAACAAGGTTTCTTTAGGCATTGAGATTGAGATTACTTCCAATATAAGTTACTAAAGCAAGGGAGACCTGACGGCACCCCCACGACAGCTCACATTATTGGGAGGAAAAAACAAGAGAGAATAAAGCTGTGGATCATAGTGTTGTTGGATGAAATGTCTAAAAGCTTCAACTGAAACAATAAAGCAAGACCAATCAAATTAGCAGCGTGCTCCAAAGCAACACCATAATTGAAAGATGGAAAAACATGTATCCTGTtgcaaaggaaaacaaaataaTGGAAAAAAACAAGTTTAATTGATTAGGCTATAATTACATATGATAAAACTAAAAAAGGTTCCTGGGGCATTCACAGTGGGAATTCACTGTATACTCTGTAAAAAGAAAAACATGTTTGAACATTTAGAATATAATTATATACAAGTAACTGAAAGAATTGGTATATCCACCAAAAGTGGCTTAATGAAATAGTAATGGATATACAAGAATGGGAACAATAGGCCTCGCATACACCAGAGGGAtcccattttttttcaaaaaaaaaaaaagattgggATGCATTCTTATTAA from Zingiber officinale cultivar Zhangliang chromosome 5B, Zo_v1.1, whole genome shotgun sequence encodes the following:
- the LOC121987800 gene encoding GATA transcription factor 1-like, translated to MVDALNEAAAAAAATVAGKAFFADDLVLGELQSQGLLFQDFFDPSVDELPGIPVESGGGGDEEEELEWLADKDAFPSLETSFEIPAHSLSGGSSSGWSGSNGGAAVREGPSPVSVLASAASFSAPARPRSKGRTRRRRPLTAISPQPAATAPARKARATERRWCRHCLAEETPQWRAGPEGLKTLCNACGVRYKSGRLVPEYRPASSPTFSATIHSNSHRRILEMRRQKEPSHERKITRLPPPPPPQMPLAPPFKSMKKIKK